The Carassius auratus strain Wakin unplaced genomic scaffold, ASM336829v1 scaf_tig00007400, whole genome shotgun sequence genome contains a region encoding:
- the LOC113071478 gene encoding oxidoreductase HTATIP2-like: MNVFESNWGKTLSFFAVFVAALAAVLYYLENSEVDEIPRMDLNAMEENYRQKNRTCFILGASGETGKALLKEIVERNIFSSITLIGRRQLTFEDKAYENLVQKVVDFEKLDEYAEAFQGHDVGYCCLGTTKAKAGAEGFVRVDHDYVLKSAELAKAGGCSHFHLESSKGADKTSSFLYLKTKGQVEAEIEDLGFERFSIYRPAVLLVDREESRPAEWVARKFLCAVSSVLPSMSIPITAVARAMLVNTLTDGEQKVEILENKAIYNLGKIGDKE, translated from the exons atgaatgtatttgagagtaactggggtaaaaccttaagcttcttcgctgttttcgtcgcggcgctcgccgctgttttgtactatcttgagaattcagaggtAGACGAGATCCCAAG aatGGATCTGAACGCAATGGAAGAGAATTACCGGCAGAAGAACAGAACGTGCTTCATTCTCGGCGCTTCAGGTGAGACCGGAAAGGCGCTACTGAAAGAAATAGTGGAGCGCAACATCTTCTCCAGCATCACTCTCATTGGACGAAGGCAGTTAACCTTTGAGGATAAAGCTTATGAAAATCTG GTGCAAAAGGTGGTTGATTTTGAGAAGCTTGATGAGTATGCTGAGGCTTTTCAGGGCCATGATGTTGGATACTGCTGTCTAGGAACAACCAAAGCCAAAGCAGGAGCT GAAGGGTTTGTGCGGGTGGATCATGACTACGTACTCAAGTCTGCAGAACTTGCCAAAGCAGGAGGTTGCTCACATTTTCATCTCGAATCCTCCAAAGGTGCAGACAAAACCAGCAGCTTTCTCTATCTGAAAACAAAG GGACAGGTTGAAGCAGAAATTGAAGACCTAGGGTTTGAGCGTTTCTCCATTTATCGACCAGC ggtgcTCTTAGTGGACCGAGAGGAGAGCAGGCCGGCTGAGTGGGTGGCCCGAAAATTTCTTTGTGCAGTCTCCTCTGTTTTACCTTCAATGTCTATTCCCATCACAGCAGTGGCCAGAGCTATGCTTGTCAACACACTGACAGATGGAGAGCAGAAAGTGGAAATTCTCGAAAACAAGGCTATATACAATCTTGGGAAAATTGGAGACAAAGAATAA